A genomic region of Herbaspirillum sp. DW155 contains the following coding sequences:
- a CDS encoding phage tail protein, with protein MQLLAPTEEDRDRRAAAGASAAGHGIQSGNTGHTHHPARAAMPALSEEELEVRASHITAAAVAAAAVTAAVATSAATASLPYEDDAADVAAQEPPEPAARRAPRGPRTEPEVRASTRGALLVSLLTLTIIGLALWLGGQWPHRAIKPVMQQSPSLSRSTQVEPAAPVAGQAGADAAVGDAAPGPEVIARLQQEADEKAHQLAQKRAAAEARHRREDAALALREQRRREAEAQLANARAKAERAQAAVPAPEVVEVQPAPTLAEQVKQCNALSVFARESCLWKLCNGKWGENGCPSYEHSNEGA; from the coding sequence ATGCAGCTTCTGGCACCGACAGAGGAAGATCGTGACCGGCGCGCCGCCGCAGGCGCGTCAGCAGCCGGCCACGGCATTCAATCCGGCAACACCGGCCACACCCATCATCCGGCCCGCGCAGCGATGCCGGCGCTGAGCGAGGAGGAACTCGAAGTCCGCGCCTCGCACATCACCGCTGCGGCAGTGGCCGCTGCCGCCGTGACGGCCGCAGTCGCCACTTCCGCTGCCACCGCCAGCCTGCCTTACGAGGACGATGCCGCCGACGTGGCGGCCCAGGAACCGCCTGAACCGGCCGCCCGCCGGGCGCCGCGCGGCCCCCGCACCGAACCCGAAGTGCGGGCCTCGACCCGGGGTGCCCTGCTGGTGTCCCTGCTGACTCTTACCATCATTGGCCTGGCCCTTTGGTTGGGCGGGCAGTGGCCGCATCGCGCGATCAAGCCGGTGATGCAGCAATCGCCTTCGCTGTCCAGGTCCACCCAGGTCGAGCCGGCAGCCCCGGTGGCCGGCCAGGCTGGCGCCGACGCCGCTGTCGGCGATGCGGCGCCCGGTCCTGAGGTGATCGCCCGGCTCCAGCAGGAAGCCGACGAAAAAGCCCATCAACTGGCCCAGAAGCGTGCCGCCGCCGAAGCCCGCCACCGCCGCGAGGATGCCGCCCTGGCCCTGCGCGAGCAACGCCGCCGCGAAGCCGAGGCGCAACTGGCCAATGCCCGCGCCAAGGCCGAGCGCGCCCAGGCCGCCGTCCCCGCGCCGGAGGTGGTCGAAGTGCAGCCCGCACCGACGCTGGCCGAGCAGGTCAAGCAATGCAACGCCCTGTCGGTGTTCGCCCGTGAAAGCTGCCTGTGGAAGCTGTGCAACGGCAAATGGGGCGAGAACGGTTGCCCTTCCTACGAGCACAGCAACGAAGGCGCCTGA
- a CDS encoding sodium:solute symporter family protein → MNALLWFVVLYWVISVGIGLYATRYVKSSKDYAVAGRSLPMSVVTATVFATWFGSEAVLGVSSTFLKEGLGGIVADPFGSSLCLILVGVFFAKRLYRMNLLTIGDYYKKRFGRAAEMLVTICIVISYLGWVAAQIKALGLVFNVVSGGYIPMHWGMIIGAGSVLIYTLMGGMWAVAITDFLQMIIVVVGMLYIGYEVSGMVGGPGVVIAHAAEAGKFNFWPAAELKDVLWFFAAWITMMLGSIPQQDVFQRVMSSKNEKVARNASVLGGVIYFFFVFIPIFLAYSATLIDPAMVSRLLETDSQLVLPTLIMEKMPVFAQVMFFGALLSAIKSCASATLLAPSVTFTENVLKEIRPWKNDREFLFSMRAVVLVFTVGVTSLALNSQSSIYEMVENAYKVTLVAAFVPLAFGVYWQRATRQGALMAMVLGLVSWITLEYAAPDGLWPPQLAGLLFSIGGMVVGSLMPQVLAPVPPMVAVPAEGSVQS, encoded by the coding sequence ATGAATGCACTGCTTTGGTTCGTCGTTCTCTATTGGGTCATCTCGGTCGGCATCGGCTTGTATGCCACCCGCTACGTGAAGAGTTCGAAGGACTACGCCGTCGCCGGCCGCTCGCTGCCGATGTCGGTGGTGACCGCGACCGTCTTTGCGACCTGGTTCGGCTCCGAGGCAGTGCTGGGCGTGTCCTCGACCTTCCTCAAGGAGGGCCTGGGCGGCATCGTGGCCGACCCGTTCGGCTCGTCCCTGTGCCTGATCCTGGTCGGCGTGTTCTTCGCCAAGCGGCTCTACCGGATGAACCTGCTGACCATCGGCGACTACTACAAGAAGCGCTTCGGCCGCGCCGCCGAAATGCTGGTGACGATCTGCATCGTCATTTCCTACCTGGGCTGGGTGGCCGCGCAGATCAAGGCGCTGGGGCTGGTCTTCAACGTCGTCTCGGGCGGCTACATCCCCATGCACTGGGGCATGATCATCGGCGCGGGCAGCGTGCTCATCTATACCCTGATGGGCGGCATGTGGGCCGTGGCCATTACCGACTTCCTGCAGATGATCATCGTGGTGGTCGGCATGCTGTATATCGGATATGAAGTTTCCGGCATGGTCGGCGGTCCGGGTGTTGTCATTGCGCATGCCGCCGAGGCCGGCAAGTTCAACTTCTGGCCGGCCGCTGAACTGAAGGACGTGCTGTGGTTCTTTGCCGCCTGGATCACCATGATGCTGGGCTCGATCCCGCAGCAGGACGTGTTCCAGCGCGTAATGTCCTCCAAGAATGAAAAGGTGGCGCGCAATGCGTCGGTGCTGGGCGGTGTGATCTATTTCTTCTTCGTCTTCATTCCCATCTTCCTGGCTTATTCGGCCACGCTGATCGACCCGGCCATGGTCTCGCGCCTGCTGGAAACCGATTCCCAGCTGGTGCTGCCGACCCTGATCATGGAAAAGATGCCGGTCTTCGCCCAGGTGATGTTCTTCGGCGCCTTGCTCTCGGCCATCAAGAGCTGCGCCAGCGCGACCCTGCTGGCGCCTTCGGTGACGTTCACCGAGAACGTGCTCAAGGAAATCCGCCCCTGGAAGAACGACCGTGAATTCCTCTTCTCCATGCGCGCCGTGGTGCTGGTCTTCACCGTCGGCGTGACCTCGCTGGCGCTGAACAGCCAGTCCAGCATCTATGAAATGGTCGAGAACGCCTACAAGGTCACCCTGGTGGCCGCCTTCGTGCCGCTGGCCTTCGGGGTCTACTGGCAGCGCGCCACCCGCCAGGGTGCGCTGATGGCTATGGTGCTGGGCCTGGTGTCGTGGATCACGCTGGAATACGCCGCCCCGGACGGCCTGTGGCCGCCGCAACTGGCCGGTCTGCTGTTCTCCATCGGCGGCATGGTGGTCGGTTCGCTCATGCCTCAGGTGCTGGCCCCGGTGCCGCCCATGGTGGCGGTGCCCGCCGAGGGCAGCGTACAGTCCTGA
- the otsB gene encoding trehalose-phosphatase yields MTEHTRPYDVSADALFLDFDGTLVDLAPQPEEIVVPPELITLLQRIQQASDGALAIVSGRPLDQLDFFLSPLRLPAAGVHGAERRTADGRILQQPVPDVHHLRERLLPLVESHPGLQLELKRGALALHYRHAAHLEQRCVETMMDALRHEPGFTLLHGKMVVEAKPHINKGDAVAAFLHEAPFRGRRPVFIGDDVTDEAGFAIAQGEVFGGLGIKVGSGPSQARQRLDDPAAVLTLLRQSVEVRSASA; encoded by the coding sequence ATGACTGAGCACACTCGCCCCTACGATGTGTCTGCGGACGCATTGTTTCTGGACTTCGACGGCACCCTGGTCGACCTGGCTCCCCAGCCTGAAGAGATCGTGGTGCCACCGGAGCTGATCACGCTGCTGCAGCGTATCCAGCAAGCATCGGATGGCGCGCTGGCCATCGTCAGCGGCCGTCCGCTTGATCAGCTGGATTTCTTTTTGTCGCCCTTGCGTCTGCCCGCCGCCGGTGTGCATGGCGCCGAGCGCCGCACGGCCGATGGCCGCATCCTGCAGCAGCCGGTGCCGGACGTGCATCACCTGCGCGAGCGCCTGCTGCCGCTGGTGGAGTCGCATCCCGGCCTGCAGCTGGAACTCAAGCGTGGCGCCCTGGCGCTGCACTACCGCCACGCCGCCCATCTGGAACAGCGCTGTGTGGAAACCATGATGGACGCGCTGCGCCACGAACCCGGCTTCACCCTCCTGCACGGCAAGATGGTGGTGGAAGCCAAGCCGCACATCAACAAGGGCGATGCCGTCGCCGCTTTCCTGCATGAGGCGCCGTTTCGCGGCCGTCGCCCGGTCTTCATCGGCGACGACGTGACCGATGAAGCCGGCTTTGCCATCGCCCAGGGCGAAGTCTTCGGCGGACTCGGCATCAAGGTCGGCAGCGGACCGAGCCAGGCCCGGCAGCGCCTGGACGACCCGGCCGCCGTATTGACGCTGCTGCGCCAGAGCGTGGAGGTCCGCAGCGCCAGCGCATAG